The Dehalococcoidales bacterium genome window below encodes:
- a CDS encoding putative zinc-binding protein, whose protein sequence is MKSCTQDDISVLSADFSIDVSSVKGVCPVGEAYAKQNIADKKIPVLSCEGACIRGEIARLAANIIAQETPSFARACHAETFFVPHSSMLSWVTGSDKVIMVDGCFLQCHGRVLQNLINEDKVIHVEPYSWHLDGEHWQVRTCVALMVPACRSGLL, encoded by the coding sequence ATGAAATCCTGCACACAGGACGACATCTCGGTTCTCTCAGCCGATTTTTCAATTGACGTATCAAGCGTAAAAGGTGTTTGTCCGGTTGGTGAAGCCTATGCGAAACAGAACATTGCCGATAAAAAGATTCCGGTCTTATCCTGCGAGGGAGCCTGCATCCGGGGAGAAATTGCCAGGCTCGCAGCGAACATTATAGCCCAGGAAACGCCTTCCTTTGCCCGGGCATGCCACGCGGAAACATTCTTTGTTCCTCATTCCTCCATGTTAAGCTGGGTAACCGGGAGCGATAAAGTGATCATGGTCGATGGTTGTTTTCTTCAATGCCATGGACGGGTCCTGCAAAATCTGATTAACGAGGATAAAGTGATACACGTTGAACCGTATAGCTGGCATCTGGATGGCGAGCATTGGCAAGTCCGCACCTGTGTAGCGTTGATGGTTCCGGCGTGCCGCTCCGGTCTGCTATAA